One part of the Mya arenaria isolate MELC-2E11 chromosome 3, ASM2691426v1 genome encodes these proteins:
- the LOC128225784 gene encoding deleted in malignant brain tumors 1 protein-like, translating to MPVLLLIQYQFYSLFNVSLIHCSMPVCFQFQAEGQCNGSTLILHATEVPTNLGTPDYPNGYESNLTCMWVIDSGSDGQRIMLYSDSIDVDCGDSFSIYDGNSADDSILQAQACGRGYYSQLYVTSGRYAMLVFLTDSSTFGNGMTLTYLSAPDTSGAGCSETVTLLATETPQYLTSENFPDPYSAYDSNCRWEISGSTASSKVYVEVMFMEVEEDSTCEYDYVSIYDGLYICEYNEIMKMCPTRTNAEDPRFNFTSTDNAVIIKLFSDDSVQKHGFLLKYVENLSETTTTTTTQTTTTAMRTTTTNIDTSSTTTPTTGATSTCELDIAVVAGSAAAGAALGVGVVGAIWAIQHQWLRNVKRVQPFAAGR from the exons TTTTATTGCTTATTCAGTACCAGTTTTATTCATTGTTCAATGTCAGTTTAATTCATTGTTCAATGccagtttgttttcaatttcaagcTGAAGGCCAGTGTAATGGGTCTACCTTGATCCTGCACGCCACGGAGGTGCCAACTAACCTTGGAACACCCGACTATCCGAATGGATACGAAAG CAACTTGACCTGCATGTGGGTAATTGACTCGGGTTCGGATGGCCAGAGAATCATGCTCTACTCTGACTCCATTGATGTCGATTGCGGTGACAGCTTTTCTATCTACGACG GAAATTCGGCTGATGACTCAATTTTGCAAGCCCAAGCGTGTGGTAGGGGCTATTACTCACAACTTTATGTCACATCCGGTCGTTATGCTATGCTGGTATTCTTGACTGACAGCTCAACCTTCGGAAATGGAATGACATTGACCTACCTATCGGCTCCGGATACAT CGGGTGCCGGATGCTCGGAGACAGTGACACTCTTGGCAACCGAGACACCACAATATCTGACGTCAGAGAATTTCCCCGACCCTTACTCAGCGTA TGATAGTAATTGCCGATGGGAGATATCCGGGTCAACGGCTTCATCAAAGGTGTATGTAGAAGTGATGTTTATGGAAGTTGAGGAAGACTCCACTTGCGAGTATGACTATGTCAGCATTTACGACG GTCTCTACATATGTGAGTATAacgaaataatgaaaatgtgtcCCACCCGTACAAACGCAGAAGACCCACGGTTTAACTTCACTTCAACCGACAACGCTGTCATAATAAAGTTGTTCTCCGATGACAGCGTTCAAAAACATGGTTTTCTTCTCAAATACGTAGAGAACCTCAGTGAGACAACCACAACAACGACCactcaaacaacaacaacagctatGAGGACGACGACCACCAACATCGATACCTCTTCAACAACGACGCCGACCACGGGGGCCACATCCACTTGCG AACTTGATATCGCTGTGGTTGCTGGAAGTGCTGCCGCTGGAGCAGCCCTTGGTGTTGGCGTCGTCGGAGCCATCTGGGCAATACAGCACCAATGGCTTCGGAACGTTAAGCGAGTTCAGCCCTTCGCCGCTGGCCGTTAA